The Deltaproteobacteria bacterium genome segment CCGAATTTGCTTCCCGTTACCCGGCTCCCACCCGCAACCCCTGGAATTTGGAACACACCCCGGGAGGATCCAGCAGCGGGTCGGCAGCGGCTGTGGCCACAGGTATGTGTCCTGCGGCCCTCGGATCTCAAACCGGCGGTTCCGTCCTCCGCCCCGCAGCCTACTGCGGCGTCGTCGGCCTTAAACCCACTTATGGCCGGATCAGCCGGTATGGCGTCTTCGCCCTTAGCTGGACCTTGGACCATGTGGGATTCCTGACCAGATCCGTGGAGGATGCGGCCCTCCTGCTAAGCATTCTGGCAGGCCCAGACCCGGCAGACCCAACGACCCGGCCGCAACCCGTTCCCGATTACATGCGCTCGCTGCGATCTTTGCGCCGGCCTCCCCGCATCGGAATCGTGCGGGAATTCTACCAGGAAAAATCCGTAGCGTCCGTCTGGAAACACACCGAAAAAATCCTGAACCAATTGAAACGAGCTGGCGGAAAAATGCGGGAAGTAAAGATGCCTGAGAGTTTCGCCGCGGTCCAGGATGCTCACCGCATCATCATGTGGGTGGAAGCGGCCGCCTACCATGAAAAATTATTCGAAAAAAACCGGGAGCAATACAGTCCCAAGATGAGGGAAATGGTCGAGATCGGCCTTTTGATCCCCAGCGTGGATTACCTGCGTGCCCAAAAAATCAAACGTTTGTTCCGCCGGGAAATGGACAGAATGATGCAGGAATATGATTGCCTCTTAACCCCGGCCACCTCCTCCGCGGCCCCGAAAAACCTCTCATCAACCGGGGATCCCTGGTTCCAGGTTCCCTGGAGCCTCTCGGGATTGCCCGCCATAAGTATCCCTTCGGGGTTAAACGATGAAGGATTGCCCCTGGGCATCCAGTTGGTCGGAACGGCGTACGCTGAAGGGAAACTGTTTGCCGTAGCCCGCTGGTGTGAAAAAGTTCTTGATGTCCATTTAACACCCACCCTCATTGAGAGGTTTGCTTAATTGGTGCTCGTTTTCGATGGCGATTACTCTCAGATGGAAAAAGTGGTTGAAAAAATTTTCCAGGCCTTTCCCTTTTCCTTTGCGGGCAAGAAGGTGGTCATCAAGCCAAATATTCTGGGACCCAATCCTCCAGAAAAAGGGATCACCACTCATCCTTCCCTGGTAAATGCATTGGTCATCGCTTTGAAGAAACGAGGGGCCTCCTGTGTCGTGGGCGATAACCCCGGGATGAGCGGGTACGCCGCCAACGAGCGCTGCGCCAGAATAGCGGGCATCCTGGATGCCGCCGATGGATGCTTTGGCAACTTTGCCAAAGAGACTGTCCAAGTGGAAGTGAAATCACGCTTTGTAAAGAAACTGGTGGTCTCTAAACCCGTTCTCGATGCCGACATAGTCATCAACGTTCCTAAGTTCAAGACCCATCTGCAGACCCAGATCACCGGCGCGGTTAAGAACATGTTCGGGATCCTGGTGGGAGCGGAGAAAGCCCGGGTGCATCTTGCCGCACCGAAGCCTGAGGATTTCTCCGAAGCCTTAGTGGATATCTATCAGATTCGCCTCCCCGATTTGACCATTATGGATGCCGTGGTGGGTATGGAAGGAAATGGGCCTTCGAGCAAGGATCTTCGTCCCATCGGCAAAGTTCTGGCTTCGGAAAATGGCGTATCTCTGGACGCCCTGATGGCCGCGATGATGGGTCTTACCCCTCAAAGTATTGACTATCTGCGCACAGCCTCCCAAAGGGGGTTGGGGGAGATAGAGGTCGCCAAGATTGATAT includes the following:
- a CDS encoding DUF362 domain-containing protein yields the protein MLVFDGDYSQMEKVVEKIFQAFPFSFAGKKVVIKPNILGPNPPEKGITTHPSLVNALVIALKKRGASCVVGDNPGMSGYAANERCARIAGILDAADGCFGNFAKETVQVEVKSRFVKKLVVSKPVLDADIVINVPKFKTHLQTQITGAVKNMFGILVGAEKARVHLAAPKPEDFSEALVDIYQIRLPDLTIMDAVVGMEGNGPSSKDLRPIGKVLASENGVSLDALMAAMMGLTPQSIDYLRTASQRGLGEIEVAKIDIQGDWSPLTKFKMPLTFVSRGLLGTIVNKLIYRPLIKPRLQVNPSLCTQCEICVQHCPAQALTMKEIPYLDKKKCIACYCCYELCSSQAIELTGLMRRVTAKKNK
- a CDS encoding amidase, whose amino-acid sequence is MTEPCMLNLAAMIRQVQQGKLSPVTLMESILKRIDILEPTLQAWVTIDRQGLLQEARRCQEEIAKGKIRGLLHGIPIGVKDIFYTSGMKTTAGSKIFADFIPAYNATAVERLKTAGAIILGKTATTEFASRYPAPTRNPWNLEHTPGGSSSGSAAAVATGMCPAALGSQTGGSVLRPAAYCGVVGLKPTYGRISRYGVFALSWTLDHVGFLTRSVEDAALLLSILAGPDPADPTTRPQPVPDYMRSLRSLRRPPRIGIVREFYQEKSVASVWKHTEKILNQLKRAGGKMREVKMPESFAAVQDAHRIIMWVEAAAYHEKLFEKNREQYSPKMREMVEIGLLIPSVDYLRAQKIKRLFRREMDRMMQEYDCLLTPATSSAAPKNLSSTGDPWFQVPWSLSGLPAISIPSGLNDEGLPLGIQLVGTAYAEGKLFAVARWCEKVLDVHLTPTLIERFA